One Megasphaera elsdenii DSM 20460 genomic window carries:
- the rny gene encoding ribonuclease Y, producing MLTIIAAAVACGLIGGGTGYLYRKKIAEGKIGQAEVEAQRIIATAQQNAEARKKELVLEGKEEVHKMRNDAEREHKERRNELQRFERRLLQKEEHLDKKSDSMEKKEDALQRKEDEVTQMQERIEALHEQKMAELERISGLTYEDAKELLLNNVQTEVKHETAQMIKSLEEQAKEEAEGKAREIISMAIQRCAADHVAETTVSVVSLPNDEMKGRIIGREGRNIRAIETLTGVDLIIDDTPEAVILSCFDPIRREIARIALEKLIADGRIHPARIEEMVEKARKEVNQKIREAGEQATYETGVHGLHPELIKILGRLRYRTSYGQNVLRHSIEVSQLAGIMAAELGVDENLAKRAGLIHDIGKALDHELEGTHVSIGTEIAKKYGESKLVVNCIAAHHGDEEPHSVEAVLVSAADAVSAARPGARRETLENYLKRLTKLEEIAESFDGVEDCFAIQAGREIRVMVKPDKLDESDCVLLVHDIVKRIEAELEYPGQIKVVVIRETRMVDYAK from the coding sequence ATGCTAACGATTATTGCTGCAGCAGTCGCCTGCGGTCTCATCGGCGGTGGCACCGGGTATCTTTACCGCAAGAAAATCGCCGAAGGCAAGATCGGCCAGGCTGAAGTCGAAGCGCAGCGCATCATTGCGACGGCCCAGCAGAACGCTGAAGCCCGCAAGAAGGAACTCGTCCTGGAAGGGAAAGAAGAAGTCCACAAGATGCGCAACGACGCAGAACGGGAACACAAGGAACGCCGCAATGAATTGCAGCGCTTTGAACGGCGCCTGTTGCAGAAAGAAGAACATTTGGACAAGAAATCCGATTCCATGGAGAAGAAAGAAGATGCCCTGCAGCGTAAAGAAGATGAAGTTACGCAGATGCAGGAAAGAATCGAAGCCCTTCATGAACAGAAGATGGCTGAACTGGAACGGATTTCCGGCTTGACATATGAAGATGCCAAGGAATTGCTCCTGAACAACGTCCAGACCGAAGTGAAGCACGAAACGGCACAGATGATCAAGAGCCTGGAAGAACAGGCCAAGGAAGAAGCCGAAGGCAAGGCCAGGGAAATCATTTCCATGGCTATCCAGCGCTGTGCTGCCGACCACGTCGCCGAAACGACGGTATCTGTCGTGTCTCTGCCGAACGATGAAATGAAAGGCCGCATCATCGGCCGCGAAGGGCGCAATATCCGGGCTATTGAAACGCTGACCGGCGTCGATCTCATCATCGACGATACGCCGGAAGCGGTCATCTTGTCGTGCTTTGACCCGATCCGCCGCGAAATCGCCCGCATTGCCTTGGAAAAACTGATTGCTGATGGCCGTATCCATCCGGCACGCATCGAAGAAATGGTCGAAAAGGCACGCAAAGAAGTCAATCAGAAAATCCGCGAAGCTGGCGAACAGGCGACGTATGAAACGGGCGTCCACGGTTTGCATCCTGAACTCATCAAGATCCTCGGCCGCCTGCGCTATCGTACCAGTTATGGCCAGAATGTCCTGCGCCATTCCATCGAAGTCTCTCAGCTGGCCGGCATCATGGCAGCTGAACTGGGCGTCGATGAAAACCTGGCCAAACGGGCCGGGCTGATCCATGATATCGGCAAAGCCCTGGACCACGAACTGGAAGGGACCCATGTTTCGATTGGGACGGAAATCGCCAAGAAATATGGCGAATCCAAGCTGGTCGTCAACTGCATCGCCGCCCATCACGGTGATGAAGAGCCGCACAGCGTCGAAGCCGTCCTGGTATCGGCGGCAGATGCCGTTTCGGCTGCCCGTCCGGGTGCCCGCCGGGAAACGCTGGAAAACTATCTGAAGCGCCTGACGAAGCTCGAAGAAATCGCCGAATCCTTCGATGGCGTCGAAGACTGCTTCGCCATCCAGGCTGGCCGAGAAATCCGGGTCATGGTCAAACCGGACAAGCTGGATGAATCGGACTGCGTCCTGCTGGTCCATGACATTGTCAAACGCATCGAAGCGGAACTGGAATACCCAGGCCAGATCAAAGTCGTCGTCATCCGTGAAACGCGGATGGTGGATTATGCAAAATAA